DNA sequence from the Candidatus Zixiibacteriota bacterium genome:
ACGCTTTCGCCGAGCTGTTGAAAATGCAGGCAGAGATCGAATCACTGGAAGCGGATATCGCCTCCGGGGAGGCCTCCCAGGCGATGCTGGAAAAGTATGGCCACCTGCAGGAAAGATTCGAGCTTCAGGGCGGATTCGACTACGAGGAAAAGATCGAAAGCGTACTTTTTGGACTGGGATTTGACCAGGACAGCTGGACCAAGGAAATCGCCTGCTTTTCGGGAGGAGAAAAAAACCGCATCTACCTGGCTAAAATCCTGCTCGAGAATCCTGACCTGTTGCTTTTAGACGAGCCCACCAATTATCTCGATATAGAATCTACCGCCTGGCTGGAGGAGTACCTGAACACTTTCGAGGGCAGTGTGATAGTGGTCTCACACGATCGCTACTTTCTCAATAGAGTCGCCCAGAAGACAGTTGACCTGACCCCGCATGGGCTCGAGGTTTACCATGGAAACTACGAATTCTACGAGAAAGAATCCGCCGAACGCCGCAGGCTGGCAAAGAAAGCATACGAGCATCAGGCTGAAGAGGTAGCCCGTATCAAGGATTTTATCGCCCGCAATATCTATGGCCAGAAGACCAAACAGGCCCAGTCGCGCAGGCGCATGCTGTCGAAAATGGAGTTGATGGATAAACCGGCCGGCGACGCCTCCGACATGAAACTGCAGATCGAATCATCCGGGCGAAGCTGGCTCAATATTCTTGAGCTCGAGGATGTCGCCAAGTCTTTTGGAAACCGCCAGCTCTTCTCCGATGTCAGCCTCAAGCTCCTGCGTGACCAGAAGGTCGGCCTGATCGGACCCAATGGTTCCGGGAAAACAACCCTGATCCGAATGATCACCGGTCAGATCGAACCTGACCGGGGCGAGATCAAAATCGGTAACAATGTCGAATACACTTATTACGACCAGGAACTGAATATCCTCAACCCCGAGTCGACTATAATCGACATGATCTGGGAGGAAAAGCCGGATGCCACCGCGGAGGAGCTTCGCTCTTATCTGGGTCGTTTCCTGTTTTCCGGCGAGGATATATTCAGACCGGTAAAATCACTCTCAGGAGGCGAGAAAAGCCGTCTGTCACTGGCTAAAATCTTTGCTAACCCGGCCAATTTCCTGGTCCTCGATGAGCCCACCAATCATCTCGACATCGCATCCTGCCAGATGCTCGAAAACGCATTGAAATCATTCGAGGGAGCTGTGCTGGTGATCTCACACGACCGCTATTTTCTGGATAATACCGTGGAGAAATTGTTCGCGCTTGAAAATGGATCTGTCAATGAGTACCTCGGCAATTTTTCGTACTACTGGGAGATCAGGCAAAAACGCCTGCAACAGCAGGCAGAAACTCAGACAAAACAGAAAGAAAACGCAGAGACCCGCAAACAGTGGAAACAGCTCAAAGACAACCGTCGTCATCGCAAAAAAATCGAAAAACTGGAAGCGACCATAGAAGAGACTGAAAACCTGATCACGGAGATTGGCGACAAGATCCTGGATCCCGAACTGGCCTCCGACTGGGAGCAACTGGCCTCGCTCCAAAAACAAAAAGCCGATCTCGAGGCAGAACTCGAGAGATTGTACGAGGACTATGAACAACTCCAGCAGTAGAAAAATAATCGCTTTCAACGGCTCTCCCGTGATGAAATCCAACACCGACCTGATCACCCGGGAGATATTAGCCGGAGCAGAACAGGAAGGCTACAAAAGCGAGCATGTCTACCTCAACCGTATGGCCATAATGCCCTGCCAGTCCTGCGGCGAATCACCCGGCGAAAAGCTGTGTTTCTACCAGGACGATCTCTTTCCGTTTTTACACACGCTCTCCCAAAGTGAAATTGTGGTGGTCTCCAGCCCGATCTATTTCGATTCAATCAGTGCTCAGACCAAGCTGTTTGTGGATCGCTGCAACTGTTTCAAACCGCTGGTCGGCTACGAGAGCGGAAACTTCAGGTTTGAACCTGTCAAACACAAAAGGAAACTGGGAGTTATCGTCTTAGTCGGTGGCGAGCGGGAGAAATTCGTCCATGCCCTGACGGTACTCAAGGGGCTTTTCATCTGGGCCGGTATAGAATTCTTCGATCAACTGTTGTACGCTCATTCCGACTACGGACTCGGCGCGGTCAAAGATGACCCTGAGACACTTTCAAAAGCCCGCACACTCGGGACTTCAGTTGCTTCATCACGTTGTAAATTAAAATAAACTTTTTTACTCCATTCTTGTTATATAACCAACACGATCAATTTCAAAAAAGGAGAGCATGGTGAAAATCAATGACATAATACAGGCTCAGGGAGAGAGAAAGATCTTAAGCATCAGCCCGCAGTCATCGGTCGGCGATGCTCTGGAACTGATAGTCAAAGAGCGTATCGGCGCACTGCCGGTATTCGAGGGAGAAGATAACCTGGTCGGAATCATTACCGAGCGTGATATCCTCTGGCGGATGCACAAGGAAGGCCAGGACGCCCTCCAGCGTCAAGTCAGTGATGTGATGACCGCAAAAGTGATCGTCGGTGTGCTCGATGATGATATCGAGGTAGCTGAAACCTTCATGACAGTCAACAGGTTTCGTCATCTTCCGGTTATGGACGGCAGTAAGCTGGTGGGCATGATTTCAATCGGTGACCTGGTCAAGAGCCAGATCAAAAATCTGAAAGTACAGAACCGTTACCTTAAGGATTATATCACCGGCAAGTATCCCGGATGATACACCTGTAAAGTTTAAAATGGACATTATCGGTAAATAAGCTTAGATTTCAATTCAGGTTTAGAAGATATATATGAAAGTTTCCGACCTCATCGTCGACTGCCTCGAGGCCGAGGGAGTAAAGTATGTCTTCGGTGTTCCCGGTGAAGAGACCGAAGACCTGCTGTTTTCGCTGGAAAACTCCAGCATAGAATTTGTCCCCACGCGACTGGAACTGGGGGCTGCTTTTATGGCGGATGTTTTCGGCAGACTGACCGGCAAGGCGGGTGTATGCCTGGCTACCCTGGGCCCGGGAGCCACCAACCTGATCACCGGTGTCGCCGATGCCCATCTGGATAAAGCGCCGATAGTTGCAATCACCGGCCAGGGTTCTTCCGATCGCATTCATAAAGAAAGCCACCAGAATCTAGACATAGTAAACCTGTTTAAACCGATCACAAAGTGGAACGCCTCGATCCGCAATCCACATATCACGACCGAGGTTGTGCGCAAAGCTTTCAAGCTGGCGGAGATGGAAAAACCGGGAGCCACACATTTCGAACTGCCCGAGGATATCGCTGCCCGAGAATGCGATCTCGAACCGATTCAACCTGTCCGCGTACGTCGTGCCGCGCCCGACTACAAGGCGATCAACCAGGCCCTGGAACTTTTGGGGAAGGCAAAGAGACCTCTTATTCTGGCCGGCAACGGGGCGATTCGCAAGATGGCTTCCAAGCACCTGCGGGAATTCGTCCAGAAAACTGGCATACCGGTTGTCTCCACTTTTATGGGCAAGGGAGCGATATCGGACGACAGCCCCTGTTCACTCTACACGGTCGGTCTGCAAGCGCGCGATATCCACATGGACGCGATAGAAAAAGCCGACCTGATCATAACGATCGGATACGATATTGCTGAATACGCCCCGGAGCATTGGAATAAACGTAAAGACAATAAAATTATTCATATAGATTTTATGCCGGCTGAGGTCTATGAGTTCTATCAGCCCGAAATCGAGATAGTATGCGATATCTCGGCCGTCCTGTGGGACCTGAATATACAGTTTAAAAGCGCTGAATCGCGCTATGACAGCGGATGGTACGAACCGATCCGCGAAGCGATCAAAGCAGACATAGAATCCTACCGGCTAAATGAAAAAGATAAGTTTACCATACCGGGGGTACTGGCGATTATCAGAGATATTCTCAAGGCGGGTGATATCCTGATTTCAGATGTCGGCAGTCACAAAATGTGGATCGGCCGCAACTACCCGGTTTATGAACCGAACTCGGTGATAATTTCGAATGGCCTGGCCAGCATGGGAATCGCCCTTCCGGGGGGAATCGCCGCCAAGCTGGCGTACCCCGACAGGCGGGTGGTTGCGGCTATGGGTGACGGTGGATTCTTGATGAATTCGCAGGAGATCGAAACCGCTTGCAGGTGTGGTGTCGGATTTACGATCCTGGTATTCAACGACAACGACTACGGTTTGATTTCCTGGAAGCAGATTGGACATACCGGCAAAAAATTCGGTACCGTCCTGACTAATCCCGATTATGTCAAGTACGCCGAAAGTTTCGGAATCGAAGGTTATTCACCGAAAACCCTCGATGAACTGCGCGCTGTGCTCGATACCACGATCAGCTCGCAGAAACTTACTATAGTCGAAATTCCAATCGATCCATCGGTCAATTACGAACTCAGCAAGAAACTGAATCAAAACAATAAATAACCCTAAGAGGTGAAATATGAAGACAGTCAATCCAGCCACCGGCGAAGTCATAAAAGATTACAGCGAACACAATCCCGAACAGATCGACCAGATACTAGGCGATGTAGATAAAACCTGGCTGGAATGGCGCGAATCGGATTTTGGAAAACGCCGCGAATTGATGAATAAGGCCGCTTCTGTACTGCGCGATAACCAGGACGAATATGCGCGCGAGATGTCGATGGAAATGGGTAAACCGATCAGCGAGTCCCGCGCTGAGGTGGAAAAATGCGCCTGGGTCTGCGAATACTACGCCGAAAACGCCGAAAAATTTTTAGCCGATGAGATAATCGAAACCGACGCTAAAACAAGCTTTGTCGCCTTTCAGCCGATCGGTACCGTATTGGCGATCATGCCCTGGAATTTTCCATTCTGGCAGGTTTTCAGGTTCGCCGCTCCGGCCCTGATGGCGGGCAACACCGGCGTACTCAAGCATGCTTCCAACGTACCCGGAAGCGCACTCAAAATTGAAGAGGTCTTCCGTAAGGCTGGATTTCCAGAAAATGCTTTCCGCACACTGTTGATAGGATCCTCCGCGGTGGAAAAGGTTATCAGGGATGATCGTATCAAGGCAGTAACTCTCACAGGCTCCGAACCGGCCGGTATGAAAGTGGCCGCCACCGCTGGAAACGTGCTCAAAAAGACCGTCCTCGAACTGGGTGGTTCAGATCCGTATATCGTTTTGGAAGATGCCGATATGCCGACCTGCGTTAACACTTCCGCCAGGGCTCGTATGATAAACACCGGTCAGAGCTGTATTGCCGCCAAACGCTTTATAGTAGTCGAATCCCGTCTGGAGGAGTTCGAACATGCCCAGGCGGAAATTATGGGCAATATGAAAGTCGGTGATCCACTCGACGAAGAGACACAGGTTGGCCCTTTGGCTCGTATGGACCTCCTGAAGGAACTGGATGAGCAGGTCCAGCAGTCGCTCACCATGGGCGCGCGACTTCTGACCGGCGGTAGAAAAAAAGACGGTCCGGGGGCGTTTTATCTGCCGACGGTGCTGACCAACTGCAAGAAAGGTATGAAAGCCTACGATGAAGAGACTTTCGGCCCGGTATCGGCAATAATTCCGGTCTCGGATATGGAGGAGGCTATTGCGGTCGCCAATGACTCATCGTTCGGGCTGGGTGGATCGGTCTGGACACAGGATCCCGAAAAAGGTGAATACGTCGCCCGAAAGGTCGTGACGGGCGCGATGTTTGTCAACGGTATGACCAAATCCGACCCCCGTCTGCCGTTTGGCGGAGTCAAAAAATCCGGCTACGGACGCGAGTTGTCTCATTACGGCATTCGCGAGTTCGTCAATATCAAAACGATCTGGATGGGTTGAAAATAGCCCTGTTTTAAATATGCCCGGCCTGATGGCGGGGCTTTTTTTTGAAACTTCCCGAAAACTAAAGACATTTACAGGACGCCATGTTTAAACCGGCAATCATATATGATTCAAATTGCAGGCTGTGTACCAGCGTGGTCTGTTTTCTGAGCTCGCAGGATATCGACGGAAGGTTCGTCTATCTCTGGCGTGAATCCGAACAGGCCGAAAAGCTCCTGGATGAAATCGAGTATCCAAAAGAGCAGACTGATACAATAATTCTAATCACTCCGAAAAAGTATCACACCAGAAGTTCAGCCGCATTAAATATCTGTCGCATACTGGGTGGAGTATGGGAGATGCTGTATATCTTCATGTTGATTCCACGCGGTTTGCGCGACAGAATATATAGATTCATCGTGATAAACCGCTACAAGCTATTTGGTCGCAAACGTTCCTGTGAGCTTCCCCCTGTCTTCACCCGTGTCGGGCAAGATTAGTCGGAATTACTAAAAGCACCGCAAATAGTGCGGTATCTATTGACAAAACTAACAGATTCCGTATATTTTTGCTCTGTCAATGATTAATGACCGCTTGAAAACACAATCTACGTACGCACATATCGTGCGGGGGAGATAAATTATGGATTCATCAAACCTGCTGGTGATTTGTGCGATCGCCTTTGTGGCGGTCTTCGTCCTGCTGGTAATCCTGGCGGTAATCATGCGCGCGATTATCGCGCTCTTTCCGCAGGCCGACAGCGTCGAAGATGCCGCATTGTATGCCGCGATCACCGCAGTCGCTCAAGCCAACTATCCTGGAACAAAAATCACAAAAATTGAGGAAATACAATGATAACAGCCAAAAAGCCCAAAACAGTTCGTGTGATGTTCACACCTTTCCGCGACGGGCTTCAGAGCTCGTTCGGCGGTAAGGTGCGCCTGAATGATTTTCTGCCGGCAATGAAGCTGGCGGCCGAAGCTGGAATTCGCCACTTCGAATTCGGTGGTGGAGCCCGATACCAGGCACCCTACTTCTACCTCGGCGAAGATCCGTTCGAGGATATGCAGAAAATCCGGGACACAGTCGGTCCCGATGCCGACCTGCAGATTTTGACCCGTTCCGTCTCAGGAGTAACCCTGACCACGCAGTCAATCGAGGGTCTGCAGCTTCAGGCCAAGCTGATGAAAGAGTATGGTACTACCTGGGATCGCAACTTCGATTACATGAACGATGTACGCAACCTGATCAATACCGGCAAGCCGATCGTCGAGGCTGGAATGCACCACCAGTGCTGTATCGCCCTGATGGGTCTGCCGTTCGAATCCGACAAGGTTCATACACCGGATTTCTATATCAATATCGGCAAACAGCTTCTCGAAGGCGATGTGCAGATCGATTCCCTCTGCCTCAAGGATGCCAGCGGGACGACTGATCCGAATACGATCTATGAAACTGTTAAGGGGCTCAAGAAGATTATGCCCTCGGATATGCTCCTCTGGCTTCATACCCATGACACCGCTTCAACCGCGGTCGCCTGCTATATGGCCGGGATCGAGGGCGGAGTCGACGGTATCGATCTCTCCTGTCGCCCGATGGCTTCCGGAACGGTTCAGCCGGATGTGCGTTCGATGGCTCATGCCCTCAAGGGCACAGGCTACTCTCTCGATATAGATCCCAAGCGGATGCCCGAAATCGAGCGCGAACTGGCCGAGTTGATGAAGGAATATAATTTCAACCCGACTACGACCTCGGCTGATGCTCGTGTACTCGGCTTCCCTATGCCGGGTGGTGCGATCGGACCCAATGTGCACATGATGGTTAAAGCTGGTATTCTCGATAAATACTCCGAAGTTCTCGAGGAATTCCCGGTTGTGGTAAAAGCCGGAGGCGCCTGGACCTCGGTTACCCCGGGTAGCCAGCAGTATTGGTTGCAGGCTTTCAACAACGTGCTCTATGGACGCTGGGAGAAAATCAATGACGGCTACGGTAAAGCCGTGCTCGGATACTTTGGACGCACACCGCTTCCCCCGGATCCGGAAGTTGTCAAGAAAGCCTCTGAGCAACTCGAGATGGAACCGTTTACCGGAGATCCCCTGGAGGCCGCGCCGAAAAATATCGGCAAAGCGAAAGAAGCTCTCGAGGAACGCAGTTTGCCGGTCAACGACAAGAATATCTTCCTGGTCCTGGCTTCGATGGTGCCCGGCAAGAAGATGGAACTCAACGAGGGTATCCGTCTGCTGACCGGAAAACCGCGAATCGATATTCCTCTCAAGAAGAAAGATGAACCGAAGCCTGATAAAAAAGCGGTATCCGCACCGCAGGCCAGAATGGAATCCGCGCCAACCGTCAGCGGACCGGTCAAATCCCGTTTGACCGTGGAGGAAAACGGTCGCAAACGAACCTTTACAATAACTATGGAGCCGGCAGGTGGCGGAGCCTCACAACCCGCGCCTCAGGCAGTCGAAACATCCGCGCCGGCCTCCGACAACGGCACCCCGGTGCATCATTCTTTCGCTGGATCAGTTGAAGTAGTCGATATCAATGTCAAAGTCGGCGATTCCGTCTCGGAAGGACAGGTTATCGCCGCGGTCGAGGCGATGAAAGCCAAGCATGACATCAAAGCGCCGAAATCAGGCAAGGTCTCGAATATCCAGGCCGAAATCGGCGATGAAATCGATTCAACTCAACCGATCTTAACCATCTCATAGAAGGCGCAAGAATGGAGACATTAACAGAGCTGATACAGAATTCGGGGCTGGCCAATCTCGACTGGGGCAACCTGGTAATGTTCGTGATTGCCGGGGTTTTGATCTATCTGGCGATCACGAAGAACTATGAACCACTTCTATTGATTCCGATCGGTTTCGGAACGATCCTGGCAAACCTGCCTTTAGCCGAGATGGGGGCCTATGACAATGGAATAATCGCGCTGATATACAAATCAGGAATCAAGACCGAGCTTCTCCCCCCGATCATCTTCCTGGGGGTAGGTGTGCTGACCGATTTTCGCCCGCTTCTGGGACGTCCGATCACCTTTATGCTGGGGGCCGCCGCACAGCTGGGTATCTTCGTGGCCGCGCTCGGGGCGGCTTACCTTTTGGGCTTCACTTACAAAGAAGCCGCCGCGATAGGTATAATCGGTGGTGCTGATGGCCCGACATCGATCTTTTTGGCCTCACAGCTGGCACCTCACCTGCTGGGACCGATCGCCGTGGCGGCCTACAGCTACATGTCGCTGGTACCGATAATCCAGCCCCCGATAATCAGGATGTTCACCAGTAAAAAGGAACGCGAGATCGATATGCCACAGGCCCGTCCGGTTTCCAAAACCGCGGTAATCCTGTTCCCGATCGTGACCGGAATCATCGCTTCACTGGCAATCCCTTCGGCCGCTCCACTGATCGGGCTTCTGATGTTCGGCAACCTGCTCCGTGAATGCGGTGTGACCGAACGCCTGCGCAAAACCGCGGGAGGCGCATTAATCGATATCGTCACGCTCTTTCTGGGTCTGGCTGTCGGCGCAACTATGGCCGCGGAACACTTCTTGACCTGGCAGACGATCATGATCCTGGTGCTGGGCGCGTTCGCATTTGCCTTCAGTACGGCTGGTGGTTTGGTTTTCGCTAAAATCATTAACCTGTTCTTACCCGGTACCAAAAAGATCAACCCCTGTATCGGCGCCGCCGGTGTTTCGGCTGTACCGATGGCCGCCCGGGTGGTCCAGAAATTTGTCTCGGATCAGACTAACGGCAGGGTCAATCCGCTGATGCCCGCCATGGGACCCAATGTGGCCGGTGTAATCGGGTCTGCAGTTGCGGCTGGAATCTTTTTGAGCC
Encoded proteins:
- a CDS encoding ATP-binding cassette domain-containing protein: MRQVYLNQVEMSYPGKELFSGLSWQINRGEKIALIGRNGVGKTTLFQIIKGDLTPVSGQVEKARAVKIGYLPQEAEIISGRTLWVEMLDAFAELLKMQAEIESLEADIASGEASQAMLEKYGHLQERFELQGGFDYEEKIESVLFGLGFDQDSWTKEIACFSGGEKNRIYLAKILLENPDLLLLDEPTNYLDIESTAWLEEYLNTFEGSVIVVSHDRYFLNRVAQKTVDLTPHGLEVYHGNYEFYEKESAERRRLAKKAYEHQAEEVARIKDFIARNIYGQKTKQAQSRRRMLSKMELMDKPAGDASDMKLQIESSGRSWLNILELEDVAKSFGNRQLFSDVSLKLLRDQKVGLIGPNGSGKTTLIRMITGQIEPDRGEIKIGNNVEYTYYDQELNILNPESTIIDMIWEEKPDATAEELRSYLGRFLFSGEDIFRPVKSLSGGEKSRLSLAKIFANPANFLVLDEPTNHLDIASCQMLENALKSFEGAVLVISHDRYFLDNTVEKLFALENGSVNEYLGNFSYYWEIRQKRLQQQAETQTKQKENAETRKQWKQLKDNRRHRKKIEKLEATIEETENLITEIGDKILDPELASDWEQLASLQKQKADLEAELERLYEDYEQLQQ
- a CDS encoding CBS domain-containing protein, which codes for MVKINDIIQAQGERKILSISPQSSVGDALELIVKERIGALPVFEGEDNLVGIITERDILWRMHKEGQDALQRQVSDVMTAKVIVGVLDDDIEVAETFMTVNRFRHLPVMDGSKLVGMISIGDLVKSQIKNLKVQNRYLKDYITGKYPG
- a CDS encoding acetolactate synthase large subunit; translated protein: MKVSDLIVDCLEAEGVKYVFGVPGEETEDLLFSLENSSIEFVPTRLELGAAFMADVFGRLTGKAGVCLATLGPGATNLITGVADAHLDKAPIVAITGQGSSDRIHKESHQNLDIVNLFKPITKWNASIRNPHITTEVVRKAFKLAEMEKPGATHFELPEDIAARECDLEPIQPVRVRRAAPDYKAINQALELLGKAKRPLILAGNGAIRKMASKHLREFVQKTGIPVVSTFMGKGAISDDSPCSLYTVGLQARDIHMDAIEKADLIITIGYDIAEYAPEHWNKRKDNKIIHIDFMPAEVYEFYQPEIEIVCDISAVLWDLNIQFKSAESRYDSGWYEPIREAIKADIESYRLNEKDKFTIPGVLAIIRDILKAGDILISDVGSHKMWIGRNYPVYEPNSVIISNGLASMGIALPGGIAAKLAYPDRRVVAAMGDGGFLMNSQEIETACRCGVGFTILVFNDNDYGLISWKQIGHTGKKFGTVLTNPDYVKYAESFGIEGYSPKTLDELRAVLDTTISSQKLTIVEIPIDPSVNYELSKKLNQNNK
- a CDS encoding aldehyde dehydrogenase family protein: MKTVNPATGEVIKDYSEHNPEQIDQILGDVDKTWLEWRESDFGKRRELMNKAASVLRDNQDEYAREMSMEMGKPISESRAEVEKCAWVCEYYAENAEKFLADEIIETDAKTSFVAFQPIGTVLAIMPWNFPFWQVFRFAAPALMAGNTGVLKHASNVPGSALKIEEVFRKAGFPENAFRTLLIGSSAVEKVIRDDRIKAVTLTGSEPAGMKVAATAGNVLKKTVLELGGSDPYIVLEDADMPTCVNTSARARMINTGQSCIAAKRFIVVESRLEEFEHAQAEIMGNMKVGDPLDEETQVGPLARMDLLKELDEQVQQSLTMGARLLTGGRKKDGPGAFYLPTVLTNCKKGMKAYDEETFGPVSAIIPVSDMEEAIAVANDSSFGLGGSVWTQDPEKGEYVARKVVTGAMFVNGMTKSDPRLPFGGVKKSGYGRELSHYGIREFVNIKTIWMG
- a CDS encoding DUF393 domain-containing protein; translated protein: MFKPAIIYDSNCRLCTSVVCFLSSQDIDGRFVYLWRESEQAEKLLDEIEYPKEQTDTIILITPKKYHTRSSAALNICRILGGVWEMLYIFMLIPRGLRDRIYRFIVINRYKLFGRKRSCELPPVFTRVGQD
- a CDS encoding biotin attachment protein, yielding MITAKKPKTVRVMFTPFRDGLQSSFGGKVRLNDFLPAMKLAAEAGIRHFEFGGGARYQAPYFYLGEDPFEDMQKIRDTVGPDADLQILTRSVSGVTLTTQSIEGLQLQAKLMKEYGTTWDRNFDYMNDVRNLINTGKPIVEAGMHHQCCIALMGLPFESDKVHTPDFYINIGKQLLEGDVQIDSLCLKDASGTTDPNTIYETVKGLKKIMPSDMLLWLHTHDTASTAVACYMAGIEGGVDGIDLSCRPMASGTVQPDVRSMAHALKGTGYSLDIDPKRMPEIERELAELMKEYNFNPTTTSADARVLGFPMPGGAIGPNVHMMVKAGILDKYSEVLEEFPVVVKAGGAWTSVTPGSQQYWLQAFNNVLYGRWEKINDGYGKAVLGYFGRTPLPPDPEVVKKASEQLEMEPFTGDPLEAAPKNIGKAKEALEERSLPVNDKNIFLVLASMVPGKKMELNEGIRLLTGKPRIDIPLKKKDEPKPDKKAVSAPQARMESAPTVSGPVKSRLTVEENGRKRTFTITMEPAGGGASQPAPQAVETSAPASDNGTPVHHSFAGSVEVVDINVKVGDSVSEGQVIAAVEAMKAKHDIKAPKSGKVSNIQAEIGDEIDSTQPILTIS
- a CDS encoding sodium ion-translocating decarboxylase subunit beta, which produces METLTELIQNSGLANLDWGNLVMFVIAGVLIYLAITKNYEPLLLIPIGFGTILANLPLAEMGAYDNGIIALIYKSGIKTELLPPIIFLGVGVLTDFRPLLGRPITFMLGAAAQLGIFVAALGAAYLLGFTYKEAAAIGIIGGADGPTSIFLASQLAPHLLGPIAVAAYSYMSLVPIIQPPIIRMFTSKKEREIDMPQARPVSKTAVILFPIVTGIIASLAIPSAAPLIGLLMFGNLLRECGVTERLRKTAGGALIDIVTLFLGLAVGATMAAEHFLTWQTIMILVLGAFAFAFSTAGGLVFAKIINLFLPGTKKINPCIGAAGVSAVPMAARVVQKFVSDQTNGRVNPLMPAMGPNVAGVIGSAVAAGIFLSLLT